TTTTTCTAAAGCTGAGTCCAAACCAATTAAGGGTAAAAAAGTTGTTCCAAATGTAACTACTAGAAAGCAGGCAAATAATTCAGTAAAATTTAGTAATGGAATGGGGAGTTCTCATACTTCTCAATCTTCTCAATCTCAATGAGAGTCATTTATTGGAATTTCAGAGGCTTGAGGAGAATTCAAGCTAAAGACAAACTCAGAATTTTAGTACAACAATTTAATCCTTCCTTACTTTGGGGTTGCAGAACCAAAAGTGACAGCTTCTAGTAGTATTTTGAAACAATTAAGGTTACCTGGTGTGAGTAGAATGGTTATTCATAATTCTTATGGAACACTAAAGGGCAATATCTGGGTTTTTTGGAATTCTTCTTTATCTACTCCTTCTATAATTTCTTCTACAAGACAAGCTTTAACAATTTCAAGTAGGGGAAGTAGTGGTAACTGGAGTCCATGCAGCATGTCTAACTATTGACATAAGAGTACTATGGGAAGAACTTTTAGTCATTAATGAGATGAAGCTACCTTGGTTATTAATAGGTGATTTTAATGTAGTCCTTACTTGTGAGGAAAAAAAGGTGGCAGGAGTCCACTTAGAATATCAATGCAAGAATTCAGGGATTGTATATAATCATGTAACTTGATGCAAGCTCCTAGGTCAGGAATTAAATATTCATGGTGCAATAACAGGGTGGGAAGAAAAGGGATactatgtgatttagataaagcaTTTTATAATGTTAAATGGCTGGAGAAATACGAAGGATGGAACTATAAAGTGGGTGTCAGAGGAACTTCAGATCATGGAGCTCTAATGGGAGGTGTGAAAAATATTACAAGACCATCAAATATACCATTTAGGTATCAATCTATGTGGACAACTCATCCACATTTTATCAATGTAATACAAGATTCATGGAATGAAGAAGTTTTTGGGAATCCAGCTTTCTGTTTTATTAGTAAATTGAAAAGGCTCAAGAACTGGCTTAAAATATGGAATTGGGAAGTGTTTGGGGATCTAAGTGCAAAAGTTAAATCTACTGAAGATAATGTCATGGATGCTTCTTTAGAATCTGATGCAGATCCTGAAAACATAGAGTTGTTAAATAACTTGATCACTGCAAGGGGGAAGCATGAGTTAGCCTCTCAGCAATACAATGAGTTAATGAGAGCAAAAGCTATAATTAAATGGGTTAAAGAAGGAGGTGCAAATACAACTTTCTTTCACACAACTATGAAAATTAGAAAATCTTGTAATAATATTtctgaattagaagatgaagcTGGAAATAGAGTAACTTCTCAAGATCAGATTTcagatattttagtttcacattacAAAAAGAAGTTTGAGAGGAAGAGTGTAGTGTTTGAGGATGAACTTTTTGAGGCAATTCCAAAGATACTTAATGAGGATGATAATACATATTTGGATGCAATACCTTCACAAGAAGAAATTTAAAAGGCAGTTTTTGGGATGAAAGCAAACAGTGCACCTGGACCAGATGGCTTCCCAGgaattttttataaatatgtttgGAATGTGGTTAGAAAAGAGTTAATGGATGCAATTCAATATTGCTTGGAAAACAAGTTCATACCAAAAGGGTTTAactctaatttcttatttcttcttcccaAGACTCAAGGGGCCAAAAGAGCTGAACAATTTAGACCTATTGGTTTGGCAAATTTCAACTTCAAAATCATTATAAGAATCATAACTGACATAATTGGAACTGTAATTAGTAGAATGATATCTTGTCAACAGGGTGCTTTTATCAAgggtagaaatattcatgaaaaggTTGTTTTAGCATCTGAATTAGTAAATGAGCTAGACATTAAAAGAAGAGGTGGCAATGTTGGTCTCAAA
The window above is part of the Papaver somniferum cultivar HN1 unplaced genomic scaffold, ASM357369v1 unplaced-scaffold_7790, whole genome shotgun sequence genome. Proteins encoded here:
- the LOC113344515 gene encoding uncharacterized protein LOC113344515 produces the protein MQAPRSGIKYSWCNNRVGRKGILCDLDKAFYNVKWLEKYEGWNYKVGVRGTSDHGALMGGVKNITRPSNIPFRYQSMWTTHPHFINVIQDSWNEEVFGNPAFCFISKLKRLKNWLKIWNWEVFGDLSAKVKSTEDNVMDASLESDADPENIELLNNLITARGKHELASQQYNELMRAKAIIKWVKEGGANTTFFHTTMKIRKSCNNISELEDEAGNRVTSQDQISDILVSHYKKKFERKSVVFEDELFEAIPKILNEDDNTYLDAIPSQEEI